The segment TGCATTACATGGATTTTTATCATATGAGGGACTAGTTTCTAGTGGTCAGCGGAATTTTTCCTTGCTCTCGGCAGTTGTGATGTAACTAGTACATCGTTCCATAGTCTATTATTGTAAGGTTGGTTTTACTCCCTAAATCTCTCTATCAACGTAGATATTTGCATCGATAGCCTGGCAAGACAATTgatgtgctttgagtgtttattgaattGGGCAAGACTGTTTTCTTGTGGCAGGCTACAAAAAGTGgatcacttgcgctagcttagcaacagcgaccagtggttttacaagggctgcatggaaaaaaaaaaaaacatctgtacacatttcttacactctggttgactcggaaatgaggtccaaTGTCGAAAATTCCGGAGTGTCGCTTTAAAGCGATTAATAAGAGGCCCctgaaaatgatgaaaatgagACTGCAACTCAGAACTTTCTTCCATCAGTATTAACGTTTTAACTGTGGCCAGTTCAAGGACAAACAATAACTAAATCTTTTTCTCTCAACCGTCACAGAGTATAACTAAAGAAAGACTGCCAGAATTCTTGGACCAACTCAGCAATGTCACTGTGAACAACGTAGAGGGTGTAACTGACTCTCCTGCCACCATTAAAGCCATTGTTTCGATATTTGAAAATGTAGCCAATGCAGCTTTATCATTAGGTATCCCAATAAATAGTAACTTAATGGAGGTAAGTGAATGTATGTGCTTACTAAAAATTAATGGTTTACATATGCTAAGCAATACAGGATTTTGGATCTaatattttccctttttgtttatttgctttCCAATTTAGGATGTCTTGTTAACTGCAGGTGTTCTCACCAGTGAGGAAGCAGCAAGTTCATGGGTGACTCTGAACAGTGATACCACAAACAATATAGAAACAAAAAGTAACCACTCTGAACCCACAAGTTTCAGCTCATCCTTCTTACAGTCGCTTGAGAATATTACAAAAAGTCTAAACAACGAGTCCTTTAACATTGCCACAGATTTTATTCTCTTGAACAAAACTACATTCACTGACAGCTTTAATGAGGAGTTTAATTCCTCAGTGGAGATAGAAATATCAGAAGCTGATGGAGGAAGGAAGTCAATCACTGTGATAACATTTTTCTCCATGGATAATGTGCTCCCTGCAAGAGAAGAAGCCAATTCATCGTCTAATTCTATCAATGGAAGGGTTGCACTTATTCAGTCAAGTGGCAAAATCAATAATATCTCAATAACCTTTGATACTCTAAATGATACTCTGGGGAATCCTAAATGTGTTTTCTGGAACTTCAGTCTCTTAGATGGTCTCGGAGGATGGGACAATGAGGGCTGTTCCTTGGTAGTCTTTGAAAATGAAACCGTCAGCTGCAACTGCAACCATCTCACCTCTTTCTCCATCCTTATGTCACCAAACAGTCCTAAAAACCCTGTTTTGGACATCATAACCTACACTGGAGTTGGCATATCCATGACTTCTTTGGTCATATGTTTCATCATTGAAGCTGTCATATGGAGAAAATTAAGAAGGAACACTACATCTTACTTGCGTCATGTCTCCATCGTTAACATCGCTGTGTCTCTCCTGATTGCAAACATCTGGTTTATTATCGGAGCGGCCATTTCCGAAGCAGATCAGGCAAATCCACCAGCATGCAGTGCAGCAGCCTTTTTTATCCATTTTTTCTATCTATCCCTGTTCTTCTGGATGTTAGCCTCAGCTTTGCTGCTGTTCTACCGCACAGTCAGCGTCTTTGACGGGTTGTCTAAAACGGCAATGTTGGCTATTGGATTCTCTCTCGGATATGGTGCACCTCTCATCATAGCAACAATAACCATAGCTGTAACTGCACCCAAAGAAGAATACATCAGAGATATTGAGGTCTGCTGGCTTAACTGGGACGAGTCCAGAGCTCTGTTGGCATTTGTGGTCCCTGCACTGTTAATAGTGCTGATAAACTTCATAATCCTGGTTGTGGTGGTATGCAAATTGTTGAGGAGAAGGGTTGGGGCAAGTGCTGCACAAGCAGCTGAAAAACATGTGCTGGTGGTTATTGCCAGATGTTTGGCTGTGCTCACACCATTATTTGGATCAACTTGGGCTTTGGGAGTTGGAATCATGATCGACCAAACAAATGAGGGAATCCGTATTACATTTGCATTCTTCAATTCATTGCAGGTACAAATTTATTACCTTTGAATATTGATCTGTATATCATATTGTTTaatgatgtttttcttttatcaccAAATCCCTCAGAGTTGACATTACTTTGTGTCTTTAGGGTTTCTTCATTTTGGTGTTTGGACTACTGTTGGACAAAACGGTATGTCTAAATATTGAAATTTTTGACCAACTTTATTTTACTAACTTTTAAGAAACATCCACCTCTACTCATACTTTTGAAAATGTGTAACTAAAGTTTtatatatgaatgaatgattccAGTAGAGTTATGGTGTTTATATTACAAAGTGATCTGCTAGGATTCAAATCTAATCAGTAAAAGGCTAAATGCTTTTAACAGAAATTTTATTCATTCACAAACCAACCACAAGTAGTTGTTAAAATACTGCTACAAAATTTCTCCTACTGAAATCATACCTGAATGTTTAAGTTTCTCCATGCTGCAAAAGACCAGTGCAGTAATGAGGCTTCACTATTTCTTTCAAGTGTATGCATGAGTTTTTAAAGCGGCACACAAACTTTTGAGAATTAACTTTTCAGGTGCGGTCTGAATTAACATCAACGTCACAAACTTCCCAGAGTCGCACAGCGGTAAGAACAGTTTTTCCAATcatgtctgttgttgttgtttttagtaattctttgtttgctttttgagGTGGTgtgttattttttacttttgcttTCATTTTAGAGAACCAGTGCTGGATTTTCATTCAGCAATCTGAGAATTTTCAGGAAATTGAGACCAAAAAGAGGTACATCAGTCATGAATAAACTGAGGCTAAATTTAATAGTATGTTTAATACTTTTGGACATTTTATGCTCCTGTCCAAAACTTGGGTACAGGCAGAAATCAACTATTGGATTTATCCTCTTGAACTTTTGACAGGCTTACTTTTAGATTTATAGCCTCTTGTACTATTACTTTATGTGCTGTTGTATTATTTTGCCTAAGACAGAATAATGTTTGTTTGTTGCAGGTTCTTCAAGTGGCTTAAATGTGTCCTCAAATGCACCTGAATCTCAGTCATTCGCCAACACTTAATATGTGCATAAAACATTTGTCAATTTAGAAAGAAAAGCAGTGAAGCAAAACCAGccctttatttttcttcattgtGGCCAAAATCATTCAAAAGTATCTAGTGTGTGATGTTACATTCTAAAAGAGTTTGGtttgatttgtctttttttttcatctttcttttttcaaaaaatgaagaaaacattGTAAAACTATGTATCATCAACTATATATCTTGAAAAAGTGTACTTGTCTGAAAGCTGCTGACAACTTGTCATGTACACCAGCCAAATGTTTTAATATTATATGTTTAATTTTGACAGTTAGGTGATGCAGTGATCCACGTGAAAACCTATGttgattgtgttgttgttgAACGTTGATTGTGATATTCAATACAGGTTATGTTCAGTCGCACTGTCTTGCACAAAACTAAACAGGTGCACTTTATGAAAGCtctgttttaatttgttttgtttgaattttaaaaagacCAGCTGTTATTTTGTAGTGTGATTGTCTTACTTTTACCTACTTTTGTTGTGATAATGAGTGGCACACTAATATTAAATGTACCCTGTCAATGCTATGCCTGGAGATATTAATATGTTCTTGCATGTACAGTTAAGCCCCAAATTATTCATATCCATGCCAAATTCATATATCTGTTGAATTCCTAATTGACCAATAGTTTCTGTCCGAGTGGAACTAATAGAAAGAAGTCAAAAACAAAGCAAGGAACTGTTTTACAGATGCCAGTGAAAAcgtttcatgttttgttttagatttgagagaaataaaaagtcaTGGCCTTTCAatacatttcttttattagtAGCCCCGCCCTCCGCCAAAATTCTGTCTGTTGAATATCAGATCCCTCAGTAAAAAGGCTCTGTTGATCGCCGACTTTATTGCTGACCACAACCTAGACATTCTATGCCTCACTGAGAGCTGCCAACAACCACATGACTTCTCCCATCTCAACGCCGCTGTCCCGcctggtttttcttttattagtaAAACCCTCTGCTGCCTTCCTCACTGAATTCTCATCACTATTAACATCTTTATGTGCAATGTCCCCCACTGTTATCCTCATCGGCGATTTCAATATCCACATTGACAACCCATCTAGTATCTTTGCTAAAGACTTCACATCACTCCTGGACTGTCTTGGTATCACACAACATGTCAACCTCCCAATCCATAACAAAGGTCATATACTGGACTTAATCTGCTGTACTGACATCACCCCCACTAACCTTAATGTCACTGATTTCCCCATTTCCGACCACAAAGCTGTACTTTTTGACATTCACACCCAACTACACAAAGCCAAAGAACAACGGACCGTCTTCTTCAGAAACATCAAACACATCGACACCACAGACCTCTCCACCCTGATCAGCTCCTACCCCAGCCCTCACCCAGCATCCTCCCCAGCTGACCTGGTGACTCACTATAACAACTGCCTCTCCTTTTCTCTCACCACCCTGGCCCCCCTGAAAAAACGCTCAGTCTCATTTACCCACACTGCTCCCTGGTTCACCCCTGAGCTTCGCCAGCTCAAAGCCACTGGCCGTCGATTGGAGCGACTCTACGAAAGGACTGGACTCACTGTACACAGCCAAATGTACTCAGACCACCTCCATCACTACAAGGATGCCCTCACCACTGCCAAATCTTCATACTACTCCAACCTCATCAACACTGGTACAGGAAACAACAGAGTCCTCTTCTCAACTGTCAGCCGCTTGCTCCAACCGCCAAAAACCCTCCCTCCTGACATCTCCACCGATCAGTGTACAGCCTTCTTGGACTTCTTCAACTCCAAAATCAACACTATTCACCAACAACTGGCCTCATCCTGCACCTCCCCAAAAGATCCACCCTGGATGATCACCACTGGACAACCTCTCATCAGCTGTCTCTCTGACTTTACCCCAGCATCAGAACACACCATCTCAGAATACATCAATAAAGCCAAAACCACCACCTGTCAGCTTGATCCTCTTCCCACCTCGCTTGTCAAAGCCTGTCTGCCATCCATTTCTCCCATGATCACCAACATAATTAactcctccctcaccactggtatTGTACCCCCCATTCTCAAACTGGCTGCCATCACACCCATCCTGAAAAAACCTGGTGCTGACCCACTCACCCGAACCACATTCTTCCACCTCCGCAACATCTCCAGACTCCGCCCATCACTGACCCAATCCAGCACTGAAATCCTGGTTCATTCATTTGTCACATCCCACATTGACTATTGCAATGCCCTGCTCACTGGACTCCCCACCAAACTCATTAACAGACTGCAAATCATCCAGAATTCAGCCGCACGGATCATCACCGGTACCAAATCTCCGGACCACATCACCCCTGTTCTCAttcaacttcactggctcccagtacaATACCGCATTCACTACAAAAATCTTCTCCTTACCTATAAAGCTCTCCACAACCTAGCCCCCACCTACCTCAGCGACCTCCTTCACCAACACACTCCCTCCCACACCCTCCGCTCAACGTCTGCTGAACTGCTAACCATCCCCACGTCACGCCTCAAGACcatgggtgaccgagccttcGGTCAGACTCCATCACATCATTCAAATCCCAACTTAAAACTCACCTATTCAAACTGGCATTCTCCCTATAAACTGGACTCTGTgcacttctgttttatgttgtctcatgtttttatgcttttattattattttttaatgctcTCAAATTTTaatgtaaggtgaccttgggtgacctgaaaggcgcctcgaaaaataaaatgtatgtatgtaattaGTTCCCTCCACAGAGTCTGGATGTTTTTCATTTCAGGACTCTCCCAAATAATTTCTGTTCAAACGAAGTTGAGCAAGAAGAAGTTTTTCTGCAAAGAGCTAACTCTACTTCTCCAGGTCATCACTAAGGCCCTCCTAATTGGAGACAAAGATTCTTCATGATCAGCCTTGACCAAGGCAGAAACACTTACTGAACAGTGTCTGACTAATCAGTGAGACTTTCACACATATTTGACCCATACTGGCTTAATAAGCAGGATATGTAAATCTTGGCAACCCAAAATTCTGCACTGCTGAGTCATGCCTCCTTGTGTACTCCTTGTTTTGAAATATAGACATTTGAGAGTCTAATTGTATATCCTACATAGAAATTGATATGTTCAGATGTAGCATTGTGAGTTCCATATGTGTActgtacatatacatatatgtgtacTGTACAGTACACATATGGCTTTGAAAAATGCAATACAAACCTCGGCAACCCCAAACTCAGCACTGCCAAATGAAAACTCCAAGAAATGTAATGCTCTACAGAGCGCACCTGTGGCATCAATACAGCAAGAATAGAAATGTAAACATCAATTGCCAGGTATATTCATCACATAGTCAACAGCGTAGTGATTTCATGAGTGTGTTACATGCTGTgccagaaaaacaaaatacactgagcacagaaaaaaagtttgacTATTAAAAGGTTCAGATGAAACGTATAAAGAACATTTCTCTCAGTGGAATAGCTTTAAATGTTTGTAAACTACATAATACTCGAGATAATGTATATCCATGAATGAAACCTATAACCTATGGTGCTTTGATTTTGACCCGTAATACACCTCATAAATCTTTGTAATGAGTGACAATAACCGATAGACTCTGTTTATTTTGCTGTGCGTGTTCCCGCAATGGGCATTCAGGGCATTGCAGTTCGCGGCATAACCCGACCAATGCACAATTACTTCCGGGTTTTAAATAGGCCAGCTAGGGCATTTCTGGTCAAGATGGCTTTCTATACGCGCTGCCTGCAGGACCTCCCGCAAGTTAATATTTTGAGACTCGggacaatcactgaccaagttggtaacctcggagtgttgatagactcagatctgactttcagcagccacatcaaagctgtcaccaaggcagctttttaccatctcaaaaacatcaacagaattaaaggtttcctctcccaaaaataccaggagaaactcatccatgcattcctctccagtagactcgattactgtaatgctcttttaactggacttcccaaaaagagcattaaacatctgcagctcatccagaacgctgctgctagagttttaacccggactaagagatctgaacacatcacaccagttttgaaatctttacactggcttccagtcagtcacagaatatattttaaaagtctgctgatggtttacaaatcccagaatggtttaggcccaaaatacatctgtgatgtgttcagagaatataaacccagcagagctcttagatccaaggactcaggtcagctggtccagtccagagtccagactaaacatggagaaacagcatttagctgtaatgctgcaaacaagtggaacaaactgccagtggagattaaactttcaccaaatgtagacatttttaaatccaggttaaaaatatttcttttctcatgtgtctatacatgaaatctgcacattatcttttaatttatctggactgttgcttgcttttaaataaatttaaataattgtatttgtttctctttatattcttttatgtatttttaatggttcttacactccctgctgcaatgcttttattttatgtgaagcactttgaattgttttgtacatgaaatgtgctatacaaataaatttgatttgatttgatttgaaaattaagTGGTATGTTCTGGTGTTACTTTCCTTAACTACCTGGGTAACATTAAGACCGAGACCACTTCATCTTGCGCCCGTagccattttattttattgcttttatgAACCGGCAATCTCATGTACATCAACGCGTCTATAACATCAGACCTCTAGAGGGCAGCATCAGACTACAAATCTCGTACATGAACAAACGTCCTTGCGTGCCTCAATATACACATACTCCTCCCCACTAAATGAAAAAGCTATACTGAAATAAATGTTCCTCATATTCGTCACTTGCATATTCCTATATGACAACTAGAATAAGTTGCAACAAGAGTGTAACATTAACAATGTAAACGTATGGCCTTCTTGTGTAACTGAAACAATACTGTAAGTCCCTCATTACGGTTTAACAGAAAATCACAGTATACTCTTTAACTAATCAAaaattcaattttcaattcaattcaattcatttttatttatatagcgccaaatacaacaaatgtcatctcaaggcacttagatagtaagtccaattcaagccaattggaattcaattaattaataaaaatgCCACGAAACAATAAACACAGTGCATACATCAGCTCAaatatttctgtctctttttttttttctttctttctaaggGAATGAGGTAGCCTGCTCATCCCTGACATTACCCTGGGGGTTATTC is part of the Odontesthes bonariensis isolate fOdoBon6 chromosome 24, fOdoBon6.hap1, whole genome shotgun sequence genome and harbors:
- the LOC142375138 gene encoding adhesion G-protein coupled receptor F1-like; this encodes MDNVLPAREEANSSSNSINGRVALIQSSGKINNISITFDTLNDTLGNPKCVFWNFSLLDGLGGWDNEGCSLVVFENETVSCNCNHLTSFSILMSPNSPKNPVLDIITYTGVGISMTSLVICFIIEAVIWRKLRRNTTSYLRHVSIVNIAVSLLIANIWFIIGAAISEADQANPPACSAAAFFIHFFYLSLFFWMLASALLLFYRTVSVFDGLSKTAMLAIGFSLGYGAPLIIATITIAVTAPKEEYIRDIEVCWLNWDESRALLAFVVPALLIVLINFIILVVVVCKLLRRRVGASAAQAAEKHVLVVIARCLAVLTPLFGSTWALGVGIMIDQTNEGIRITFAFFNSLQGFFILVFGLLLDKTVLQVA
- the LOC142375450 gene encoding uncharacterized protein LOC142375450, encoding MTSPISTPLSRLVFLLLVKPSAAFLTEFSSLLTSLCAMSPTVILIGDFNIHIDNPSSIFAKDFTSLLDCLGITQHVNLPIHNKGHILDLICCTDITPTNLNVTDFPISDHKAVLFDIHTQLHKAKEQRTVFFRNIKHIDTTDLSTLISSYPSPHPASSPADLVTHYNNCLSFSLTTLAPLKKRSVSFTHTAPWFTPELRQLKATGRRLERLYERTGLTVHSQMYSDHLHHYKDALTTAKSSYYSNLINTGTGNNRVLFSTVSRLLQPPKTLPPDISTDQCTAFLDFFNSKINTIHQQLASSCTSPKDPPWMITTGQPLISCLSDFTPASEHTISEYINKAKTTTCQLDPLPTSLVKACLPSISPMITNIINSSLTTGIVPPILKLAAITPILKKPGADPLTRTTFFHLRNISRLRPSLTQSSTEILVHSFVTSHIDYCNALLTGLPTKLINRLQIIQNSAARIITGTKSPDHITPVLIQLHWLPVQYRIHYKNLLLTYKALHNLAPTYLSDLLHQHTPSHTLRSTSAELLTIPTSRLKTMGDRAFGQTPSHHSNPNLKLTYSNWHSPYKLDSVHFCFMLSHVFMLLLLFFNALKF